Proteins encoded by one window of Streptococcus sanguinis:
- a CDS encoding GNAT family N-acetyltransferase, with amino-acid sequence MSNKIEPLTQQHALEIANDWHYEAPYDFYDMKNDLEDYEEMISPIARGDRYYQVMREEKLYGFFCLEQKGERTLELGLGMKPEHCGKGQGGGFLQEILDFIMENFAPQVISLSVADFNHRAQQLYLNMGFEVVRRIPQESNGDIHLFVEMEKNT; translated from the coding sequence ATGAGCAATAAAATTGAACCACTAACTCAGCAGCATGCTTTAGAAATTGCCAATGATTGGCATTATGAGGCGCCTTATGATTTTTATGATATGAAAAATGACTTGGAGGATTATGAAGAAATGATTTCCCCAATAGCGCGTGGGGACCGTTATTATCAAGTTATGCGAGAAGAGAAACTCTATGGATTTTTCTGCTTAGAGCAGAAAGGAGAGCGAACTTTGGAGCTTGGTTTGGGGATGAAGCCGGAGCATTGCGGAAAAGGTCAGGGCGGTGGATTTCTGCAGGAAATTCTGGACTTTATTATGGAAAATTTTGCGCCCCAAGTCATAAGTTTATCCGTGGCTGATTTCAATCACCGAGCCCAACAGCTTTATCTCAACATGGGCTTTGAAGTGGTGAGGCGCATCCCGCAGGAAAGCAATGGTGATATTCATCTCTTTGTGGAGATGGAAAAAAACACCTAA
- a CDS encoding DUF2829 domain-containing protein, translating into MTFEEILPGLKAKKKYVRTGWGGAENYVQLFDTIEQNGVALEVTPYFLINVSGEGEGFSMWSPTPCDVLATDWVEVDD; encoded by the coding sequence ATGACATTTGAAGAGATTTTACCTGGCCTTAAGGCCAAGAAAAAATATGTGCGTACAGGCTGGGGTGGGGCGGAAAACTACGTCCAGCTCTTTGATACGATTGAGCAGAATGGTGTAGCTCTCGAAGTGACACCTTATTTCCTCATCAATGTTTCAGGTGAGGGGGAGGGCTTCTCCATGTGGAGTCCGACTCCTTGTGATGTCCTCGCGACAGATTGGGTGGAAGTAGATGACTAA
- a CDS encoding 3-oxoacyl-ACP reductase, with the protein MTKTVLVTGASSGIGRAQVLTFLENGYRVYGVDKDENPVFLNELRFVKMDLTGDLTPLFTSLPEVDILCNTAGILDDYHPLHETSDEDWEQIFALNLTATMKITRFYLQKMLEKKSGIIINMCSIASFLAGGGGAAYTASKHALAGLTKQIALDYADKNIQVFGLAPGAVKTAMTAADFEPDGLADWVAEETPIKRWLDPQEIANVSLFLASGKAAAMQGEIIKIDGGWSLK; encoded by the coding sequence ATGACTAAGACGGTACTAGTTACGGGAGCTAGCTCTGGCATTGGCCGAGCTCAGGTTCTGACCTTTTTGGAAAATGGCTACCGGGTTTATGGGGTGGATAAGGATGAAAATCCTGTTTTTCTCAATGAACTTCGTTTTGTCAAGATGGATTTGACAGGGGATTTGACACCGCTCTTCACCAGCTTACCTGAGGTGGACATTCTCTGTAATACAGCAGGTATCTTGGACGATTATCATCCCCTGCACGAGACCAGTGACGAGGACTGGGAGCAGATTTTTGCGCTTAATCTGACCGCGACTATGAAAATTACTCGCTTTTACCTGCAGAAAATGCTGGAGAAAAAGTCCGGTATAATCATTAACATGTGCTCGATTGCTAGCTTTCTGGCTGGCGGCGGCGGTGCTGCCTATACAGCCTCTAAGCATGCTCTGGCTGGCCTGACCAAGCAGATAGCCTTGGATTATGCGGATAAAAATATCCAAGTGTTTGGCCTGGCGCCGGGCGCTGTCAAGACAGCTATGACTGCCGCAGATTTTGAGCCAGACGGACTGGCAGACTGGGTTGCTGAGGAAACGCCGATCAAGCGCTGGTTAGACCCTCAGGAAATAGCTAATGTTAGCCTCTTTCTAGCCAGTGGCAAGGCAGCTGCTATGCAGGGTGAGATTATCAAAATCGACGGTGGCTGGAGTTTGAAGTAA
- a CDS encoding GNAT family N-acetyltransferase: MNNENNEKAKNLFQTWAQNMVLYGLDAGLGQFFMNAPETSCLYQLGNFIFPAGQVDCYFWQEYITKYSLADKVIISEESSWQEFLDSQTDLQQFTRYAFADRASFDTEALEKWQSRLPANYYLSPIDKESYERLAEEVWSQDLQGDFSDFDHFQAAGGFGFLLYSGKEIIAAVSTGLVYYGALEIEIATKPAYRRQGLAKILGAQMILEAQNRSLFPLWDAHNEASKKVAESLGYQSLGVYPAYEWKGTFDQ; encoded by the coding sequence ATGAATAATGAAAACAATGAAAAAGCTAAGAACCTTTTCCAAACCTGGGCCCAAAATATGGTACTTTACGGTTTGGATGCTGGCCTAGGACAGTTCTTCATGAATGCGCCTGAGACATCTTGCCTTTACCAACTAGGAAATTTCATTTTTCCGGCTGGTCAGGTGGATTGTTATTTTTGGCAAGAGTACATCACAAAATACAGCTTGGCTGACAAGGTCATTATCTCCGAGGAATCTAGCTGGCAAGAGTTTCTCGATAGTCAGACTGATCTGCAGCAGTTTACTCGTTATGCTTTTGCGGACAGGGCTTCCTTTGACACAGAGGCTTTGGAGAAATGGCAGAGCAGGCTACCAGCAAATTACTACCTTAGTCCGATTGATAAGGAGAGTTATGAGCGTTTGGCTGAGGAAGTCTGGTCTCAGGATTTGCAGGGAGACTTTTCCGATTTTGACCATTTTCAAGCGGCGGGTGGCTTTGGCTTTTTACTCTATTCCGGGAAGGAAATCATCGCTGCTGTATCAACGGGATTGGTCTATTATGGAGCCCTTGAGATTGAAATTGCTACCAAGCCGGCCTACCGAAGACAAGGCTTGGCCAAAATCTTGGGTGCCCAGATGATTCTAGAAGCCCAAAACCGCTCACTCTTTCCTCTCTGGGATGCGCATAATGAAGCTTCTAAGAAGGTTGCAGAAAGCTTGGGCTATCAGAGTCTAGGAGTTTATCCGGCCTATGAATGGAAAGGGACTTTTGACCAATGA